A part of Melittangium boletus DSM 14713 genomic DNA contains:
- a CDS encoding ABC transporter permease, whose translation MRLAALARLVRLSLARERRGAFFSAFGVAMGVGALVFFVGLGLGVGRVIRERVFPSDARLVDVVPPAVSLGSFLGGGRLDAATVERLGALPGVERVYRKMNVRAPAASLYNGDFFGRRLRMGMDLLAVGVDPGLVEGAVSPDTFVDPGPDKPLPVLISTRLLEIYNNTFAPSRKLPRLAPEMLKGFVLPIDFNRSYVTAPLPGAPVISTQVQVVGASDRALLAGVTLPLDVAVRLNKELGQDTETYTGVTLVATSPGGVPSVVAAVKEMGLEIDDQERRLAENVGAAVTLTTSAMALLSVLICVLAAVNIAHALSASVRARAKEIGVMQAVGASRADVRNIVLAEAGVVGLVGGVLGTVAALLLALLIDRLAATWLPQFPFKPDSFFSFPALVVVGGVGLGLFAALAGAWFPSHRAAATDPARTLAG comes from the coding sequence ATGAGGCTCGCGGCGTTGGCGAGGCTGGTGCGGCTGAGCCTCGCGCGGGAGCGGCGGGGCGCGTTCTTCTCGGCCTTCGGCGTGGCCATGGGCGTGGGGGCGCTGGTCTTCTTCGTGGGCCTGGGCCTGGGCGTGGGCCGGGTCATCCGCGAGCGGGTTTTCCCGTCCGACGCGCGGCTGGTGGACGTGGTGCCTCCCGCGGTGTCGCTCGGCTCGTTCCTGGGCGGGGGCCGCCTGGACGCGGCCACGGTGGAGCGCCTGGGCGCGTTGCCCGGCGTGGAGCGGGTGTACCGGAAGATGAACGTGCGCGCCCCGGCGGCCAGCCTCTACAACGGGGACTTCTTCGGCCGCAGACTGCGCATGGGCATGGATCTGCTGGCGGTGGGCGTGGATCCAGGCCTGGTCGAGGGCGCCGTGTCCCCGGACACGTTCGTGGATCCCGGGCCGGACAAGCCGTTGCCGGTGCTCATCTCCACGCGGCTCCTGGAGATCTACAACAACACCTTCGCCCCCTCGCGCAAGCTGCCGAGGCTCGCGCCGGAGATGCTCAAGGGCTTCGTGCTGCCCATCGACTTCAACCGCTCCTACGTGACGGCGCCGTTGCCGGGGGCACCCGTCATCTCGACCCAGGTGCAGGTGGTGGGGGCGTCGGATCGGGCGCTGCTCGCGGGCGTCACCCTGCCCCTGGACGTGGCCGTGCGCCTGAACAAGGAGCTGGGCCAGGACACGGAGACGTACACGGGGGTCACCCTGGTGGCCACGAGCCCGGGAGGCGTGCCCTCCGTGGTGGCGGCGGTGAAGGAGATGGGCCTGGAGATCGATGATCAGGAGCGGCGGCTCGCGGAGAACGTGGGCGCGGCGGTGACGCTCACCACGTCGGCCATGGCGCTCCTGTCCGTTCTCATCTGCGTGCTCGCGGCGGTGAACATCGCCCATGCGCTGAGTGCGTCGGTGCGGGCGCGGGCCAAGGAGATTGGCGTCATGCAGGCGGTGGGGGCCTCGCGCGCGGATGTGCGCAACATCGTCCTGGCCGAGGCGGGCGTGGTGGGACTCGTGGGCGGCGTGCTGGGCACCGTCGCCGCGCTCCTGTTGGCGCTGCTCATCGACCGGCTGGCGGCCACCTGGCTGCCGCAATTCCCCTTCAAGCCCGATAGTTTCTTCTCCTTTCCCGCCCTGGTGGTGGTGGGGGGCGTGGGTCTCGGGTTGTTCGCCGCGTTGGCGGGCGCCTGGTTCCCCAGCCACCGGGCCGCCGCCACGGACCCTGCCCGGACACTCGCTGGATGA
- a CDS encoding serine/threonine-protein kinase, with product MTTTQPKRQPIPFGKYLLLDRINIGGMAEVWRGKMFGAGGFERLVAIKRILPNIAEDDEFISMFIDEAKISVQLNHANVAKIEELGQIANNYFIAMEYIPGKDMRAIFDRGRKKSEPAPVPLVAYMVSKMCEGLDYAHRKKDGMGRDLNIVHRDISPQNVLISFEGEVKVIDFGIAKAAGKATKTQAGILKGKFGYMSPEQIRGLPLDRRSDIFAIGVCLYEMLTGERLFVGDSDFSVLEKVRKAEVAPPSTYNRRIPEALEKIVLKALARDVDERYQYANELGDDLQRFLITSDSIFSRKDLMQYMKSTFAEDVEREKQRLQEYADIKPPEGMLAAIEMGFGSNPISPHSTPQLSSPPQVEPAAPPPAGVRRSPTMAAMPRLTAAPVAPPKEEEESGATQVVNGSEYFNDSPTGEHVSPGRMVTPVEVPRSPMLEESPPPRAAPRLSHPSMPRPPVLAPSNGESTTVGRQSRNTLDGIPRVGRSDELSGGARASLSSPAVGSRPPPPVVPPPVDDLTEDGLPPAPPPQGRMPVAAPRSQPAAQTPAAAAPPAAATSSRLPPIIGIVVLVLVMLGGVGMLLMRPAPTGFVLVSLPHDVQGKNPRVSYNGKDLDVPKSGPILQQVNAGPAVVLVSVEGYKPFTQTVQVASGMTPTRVDVELQREARMAQLIVVTQPADAELKLDGKVVRPKGDSKTYVSEVPAGPVVVLEASAPGFKPKQERVSPTASAPTDVRLTLEADSYQLDVQSVPSGATIVAGGKELGLTPSLVTVPASVKQVRLKLDCYTEVDVPVAPGSNGAVRVNERLKKVKGRCNK from the coding sequence GTGACGACCACTCAACCGAAGCGGCAGCCCATCCCGTTTGGGAAATACCTCCTCCTCGACCGGATCAACATCGGCGGTATGGCGGAGGTGTGGCGTGGGAAGATGTTCGGCGCCGGAGGCTTCGAGCGCCTCGTCGCCATCAAGCGCATTCTCCCCAACATCGCCGAGGACGACGAGTTCATCTCGATGTTCATCGACGAGGCGAAGATCAGCGTGCAGCTGAACCACGCCAACGTCGCGAAGATCGAGGAGCTGGGGCAGATCGCGAACAACTACTTCATCGCGATGGAGTACATCCCCGGCAAGGACATGCGGGCCATCTTCGACCGGGGCCGCAAGAAGAGCGAGCCCGCGCCCGTGCCGCTCGTGGCGTACATGGTGTCGAAGATGTGCGAGGGCCTGGACTACGCCCACCGCAAGAAGGACGGGATGGGGCGCGACCTCAACATCGTCCACCGCGACATCTCCCCGCAGAACGTCCTCATCTCCTTCGAGGGCGAGGTCAAGGTCATCGACTTCGGCATCGCCAAGGCGGCGGGCAAGGCGACCAAGACGCAGGCGGGCATCCTCAAGGGCAAGTTCGGCTACATGAGCCCGGAGCAGATCCGCGGCCTGCCGCTGGACCGGCGCTCGGACATCTTCGCCATCGGCGTGTGCCTCTACGAGATGCTCACCGGTGAGCGGCTCTTCGTGGGGGACAGCGACTTCTCCGTGCTGGAGAAGGTGCGCAAGGCCGAGGTGGCTCCGCCCTCGACCTACAACCGCCGCATCCCCGAGGCGCTGGAGAAGATCGTCCTCAAGGCGCTCGCGCGCGACGTGGACGAGCGCTACCAGTACGCGAACGAGCTGGGGGATGACCTCCAGCGCTTCCTCATCACCTCGGACTCCATCTTCAGCCGCAAGGACCTCATGCAGTACATGAAGTCCACCTTCGCGGAGGACGTGGAGCGCGAGAAGCAGCGGCTGCAGGAGTACGCGGACATCAAGCCCCCGGAGGGCATGCTGGCCGCCATCGAGATGGGCTTCGGCTCCAACCCCATCTCTCCTCACTCGACGCCGCAGCTCTCGAGTCCGCCGCAGGTGGAACCCGCGGCACCGCCTCCCGCGGGCGTGCGCCGCTCGCCCACCATGGCCGCCATGCCCAGGCTGACGGCGGCGCCCGTGGCGCCTCCCAAGGAGGAGGAGGAGTCCGGCGCGACGCAGGTGGTCAACGGCTCCGAGTATTTCAACGACAGCCCCACGGGGGAGCACGTGAGCCCCGGCCGCATGGTGACGCCCGTGGAGGTCCCGCGTTCGCCCATGCTCGAGGAGTCGCCGCCTCCGCGCGCGGCTCCGCGCCTGTCCCATCCGAGCATGCCTCGGCCGCCGGTGCTCGCGCCGAGCAACGGGGAGAGCACCACCGTGGGCCGGCAGTCGCGCAACACCCTGGATGGCATTCCGCGCGTCGGCCGCTCCGATGAACTCTCGGGCGGAGCGCGGGCGTCGCTGTCCTCGCCGGCCGTCGGCTCCCGGCCGCCCCCGCCCGTGGTTCCGCCGCCCGTCGACGACCTGACGGAGGATGGGCTGCCTCCCGCGCCCCCGCCCCAGGGCCGGATGCCCGTCGCCGCGCCGAGGTCTCAGCCCGCGGCGCAGACGCCCGCTGCGGCCGCGCCTCCGGCGGCGGCCACCTCCAGCCGCCTGCCGCCCATCATCGGCATCGTCGTCCTGGTGCTCGTGATGCTCGGTGGGGTGGGCATGCTGTTGATGCGGCCGGCGCCCACGGGCTTCGTCCTGGTGAGCCTGCCGCATGACGTGCAGGGCAAGAACCCCCGGGTGAGCTACAACGGCAAGGACCTGGATGTCCCCAAGTCCGGCCCCATCCTGCAGCAGGTGAACGCCGGCCCGGCCGTGGTGCTGGTGAGTGTCGAGGGCTACAAGCCCTTCACGCAGACCGTGCAGGTGGCGTCGGGAATGACGCCCACGCGGGTGGACGTGGAGCTGCAGCGCGAGGCGCGCATGGCGCAGCTCATCGTGGTCACCCAGCCCGCGGATGCCGAGCTCAAGCTGGATGGCAAGGTGGTGCGTCCCAAGGGGGACAGCAAGACCTACGTCAGCGAGGTTCCCGCCGGTCCCGTGGTGGTGTTGGAGGCGAGCGCGCCGGGCTTCAAGCCGAAGCAGGAGCGCGTCAGCCCCACCGCGAGCGCGCCCACGGACGTTCGCCTCACCCTGGAAGCGGACTCCTACCAGCTGGACGTGCAGTCCGTTCCCTCCGGCGCCACCATCGTGGCCGGAGGCAAGGAGCTGGG
- a CDS encoding ABC transporter ATP-binding protein: MIRARDIVKRYQDGEGTEVRVLDGLSLDMEDGEFVAVVGPSGSGKSTLLHLLGGLDVHYQGEVEVAGVKLSGLKDTALARFRNQHVGFVFQSFHLIPNLSAVENVLMPSHFGTAASPDARKRAEALLDRVGLLAKKDRTPVRLSGGERQRVAIARALFTGPRLLLCDEPTGNLDAATGAGVISLFQELHREGLTLLAVTHEDRMSSAARRVLRLKEGRLVEEPPVARAAEGVS; the protein is encoded by the coding sequence ATGATTCGCGCGCGCGACATCGTCAAGCGGTACCAGGATGGGGAGGGCACCGAGGTCCGCGTGCTCGATGGCCTGTCACTCGACATGGAGGATGGCGAGTTCGTGGCCGTGGTGGGCCCCTCGGGCAGTGGCAAGTCCACGCTCCTGCACCTGCTGGGCGGGCTGGACGTGCACTACCAGGGCGAGGTGGAGGTGGCGGGGGTGAAGCTGTCGGGCCTGAAGGACACGGCGCTCGCGCGCTTCCGCAACCAGCACGTGGGCTTCGTCTTCCAGTCCTTCCACCTCATCCCCAACCTGTCCGCGGTGGAGAACGTGCTGATGCCCTCGCACTTCGGGACGGCCGCTTCCCCGGATGCGCGCAAGCGGGCGGAGGCGCTGCTCGATCGGGTGGGGCTGCTGGCCAAGAAGGATCGCACGCCGGTGCGGCTGTCCGGAGGTGAGCGGCAGCGCGTGGCCATCGCGCGGGCGCTCTTCACGGGACCGCGGCTGCTGCTGTGCGACGAGCCCACGGGCAACCTGGACGCGGCCACGGGCGCGGGCGTCATCTCGCTCTTCCAGGAGTTGCACCGCGAGGGGCTGACCCTGTTGGCCGTCACCCACGAGGATCGGATGAGTTCGGCGGCGCGCCGCGTGTTGCGGCTCAAGGAGGGGCGGCTCGTGGAGGAGCCCCCGGTGGCGCGGGCGGCGGAGGGCGTGTCATGA